A single genomic interval of Deltaproteobacteria bacterium harbors:
- the hemB gene encoding porphobilinogen synthase yields MQFPEYRARRTRRTATLRRLVRETVVTVDDLIYPLFVQEGGSGKEEIPGMPGQYRWSVDRLKEPVKELTAAGISGVLLFGIPKHKDELARGAVNADGIVPRAVRAIKELSPETIVTTDVCVCAYTSHGHCGVLKGKEVDNDASLELLAEMALAHARAGADIVAPSDMMDGRVGFIRETLDEEELDQVGIMAYSAKYASAYYGPFREAAHSSPQFGDRRSYQMDPANVREALREVTLDVSEGADMVMVKPALAYLDVIRAVREEFDLPVVAYNVSGEYAMIKAAAEKGWVDGDQVMLETLTAIKRAGADIILTYHALEAARLLGR; encoded by the coding sequence ATGCAATTCCCGGAATATCGAGCCCGTCGTACGCGCCGCACCGCCACGCTTCGTCGACTCGTCAGGGAGACGGTCGTGACGGTGGACGACCTGATCTACCCGCTCTTCGTGCAGGAGGGCGGGTCAGGCAAGGAGGAGATCCCGGGGATGCCCGGCCAGTACCGCTGGTCGGTCGATCGGCTGAAGGAGCCGGTCAAAGAGCTCACCGCGGCGGGCATCTCGGGGGTGCTCCTCTTCGGCATCCCGAAGCACAAGGACGAGCTGGCCAGGGGCGCGGTGAACGCCGACGGGATCGTGCCGCGCGCCGTCCGGGCGATCAAGGAGCTGAGCCCCGAGACGATCGTCACCACCGACGTTTGCGTCTGCGCCTACACCTCGCACGGTCATTGCGGCGTGCTGAAGGGCAAGGAGGTGGACAACGACGCCTCGCTCGAGCTGCTCGCGGAGATGGCGCTGGCGCACGCGCGGGCCGGAGCCGACATCGTCGCCCCGTCGGACATGATGGACGGGCGGGTAGGGTTCATCCGCGAGACGCTCGACGAGGAGGAGCTCGACCAGGTCGGGATCATGGCCTACTCGGCCAAGTACGCCTCGGCCTACTACGGCCCCTTCCGGGAGGCCGCGCACAGCTCACCGCAGTTCGGCGACCGTCGCAGCTACCAGATGGACCCGGCGAACGTGCGTGAGGCGCTGCGCGAGGTGACCCTGGACGTCTCCGAGGGGGCGGACATGGTGATGGTGAAGCCGGCGCTGGCCTATCTGGACGTCATCCGCGCGGTGCGCGAGGAGTTCGACCTGCCGGTGGTGGCGTACAACGTCTCGGGCGAGTACGCGATGATCAAGGCGGCCGCCGAGAAGGGCTGGGTCGACGGAGATCAGGTCATGCTCGAGACGCTCACTGCCATCAAGCGAGCGGGTGCGGACATCATCCTCACCTACCACGCGCTCGAGGCGGCCCGACTGCTCGGACGGTGA